Below is a window of candidate division KSB1 bacterium DNA.
CGATAACAAAGAATTGGATGAAGCAAATGTTGATATAAAGCTGGCATTAAACGCTCCTTCCCTTAAGGTAAAGGGTGGTTTTGCACACAATACCCCCTCTGGTATTACATTTGGGGCATCAGCTCGTTTTATAAAAGGATTTCCGGTTTTTTCAGGACCCTATGTAGGTGGTCTTCCCGCACCCTACGGGGACGGAAAAAATGGTGTCGAGGACTATTTCTTACTGGATATTAACTTTGGCTATGACCTGAATGATTTTGCCCAGGGTCTGCGGTGGGATTTATCGATTAATAACGTACTAAATAATAAACATCGCGAATTTATCGGGGCTCCAAAAATCGGAAGACTCATAATGAGCCGTTTAATGTTTACTATGTAGCACCCTATTTAATTATTTATAATTAACTCCCAATCCTTATTTTGAAGATTGGGAGTTTTTTTTGCAATGGTTTCATTTTTTATTAATTTACACTTGGTTTTCAAATAGCATTTATAATTTCTTTTATCCGTAATAATTAAAACTACCCTATCATATGAGTCAAACGAATTCTGTAAAACATCTTTTATTTTTTCTTATTGTGGGAACTCTTGGCCTTGTTTTATTCATCATGTTTTATCCACCATATGATGATTTTTCTTCCCTTAAACTAACTGTAGATCAATCAGCTGCAATTGAAAAGTCTAAAATACTAGCAAGAAAATTGAATATAGATGTTACAGATAAAGACCCATCTGTATCGTTGCACCGCCAGAACAAACTTTTAGAAGATCATCAAAAAAAATATGGTTTGAAAGAAACTGCAAAAAAAATAAATGAGAACCTGCCGGGCTATTATTGGCGCATCAACTATTCAGACTTAAAAGAAAGTCGGGATTCAGTTTCGACAGCGTCAGTTGCGGATGATAATCAAAAATCATTGCGGTTTGAA
It encodes the following:
- a CDS encoding SpoIIE family protein phosphatase, with amino-acid sequence MFYPPYDDFSSLKLTVDQSAAIEKSKILARKLNIDVTDKDPSVSLHRQNKLLEDHQKKYGLKETAKKINENLPGYYWRINYSDLKESRDSVSTASVADDNQKSLRFEISTTGQLISIDNQLADSRNSDEFGNSHEESSRYIAGFSEAMDNSRQEFGEDRLLKVIKTSMEKSASEILEDVQEKVKLFTGDTPQHDDMTMVVVRVADLLLTNSNS